In Alkalihalobacterium alkalinitrilicum, a genomic segment contains:
- a CDS encoding TIGR02710 family CRISPR-associated CARF protein: MNEKVKIYTEKLKTDRSAANQYYREHLFEEVSQSFIKKVHDKQEKNEFKQYDYLIMSVGFSIGPLVMWIRALRPKEVFFICSEETEDLVNEICMLSNLKFTQCDHTIVRRTNGKDVYEKINEYIDKHRIKQQGLLNLVAIDITGGKKNMVSGCSLAANHLGIDLLYIDNNGYLPGVRKQLPGNEEPILLEDPLEVFGDRDLFKGITKFNSEDFEQATEIFRGIKERVVQTRNYETYEQLSIGYSHLEGMRFHKAHYHISQAIEWAEKLEMTNIPLPLLKQQLIAIEPLIKLHEIPERQVLSDNRLFWHLFGYLFKMADHYMNGKKYDISALLTYRCLEFIVQSLLLKQFDIHHSNPRYTHLDTKKILEKFNEISNDVYHDYRPLHRLPNKVTLMTGLIMLRALDEPMIRNVNIRSMNEYITARNKSRLVHGFDLLDKSQVEPFIGRVRGLASYIWNHEKHELSFTEGFDRFASRYAFVNIELNRNPQQVPHH, translated from the coding sequence TTGAACGAAAAAGTTAAAATTTATACAGAAAAATTAAAGACGGATCGTAGTGCTGCAAATCAGTATTATCGTGAGCATTTATTTGAAGAGGTGTCGCAGTCTTTTATAAAAAAAGTTCATGATAAACAAGAAAAGAACGAGTTTAAACAATACGATTATCTAATTATGTCTGTCGGGTTTAGTATCGGGCCGTTAGTTATGTGGATACGAGCACTACGTCCGAAAGAAGTCTTCTTTATCTGTTCAGAAGAAACAGAAGACCTTGTAAATGAGATTTGCATGTTATCAAATTTAAAATTTACTCAATGTGATCATACGATTGTTCGCCGTACCAATGGGAAGGACGTTTATGAAAAGATTAATGAATATATTGATAAACATCGTATAAAACAACAAGGGCTATTGAACTTAGTAGCGATTGATATTACGGGTGGGAAGAAAAATATGGTATCGGGATGTAGTCTTGCTGCCAACCATTTAGGAATTGACTTATTATATATCGATAATAATGGCTATTTACCAGGAGTGAGGAAACAACTTCCTGGAAATGAAGAGCCAATTCTTCTAGAAGACCCGCTCGAAGTCTTTGGGGACCGCGACTTATTTAAAGGTATTACGAAATTTAATAGTGAAGATTTTGAACAGGCAACAGAAATTTTTAGAGGCATTAAAGAAAGGGTAGTACAAACGAGGAACTATGAAACTTATGAACAACTGTCAATCGGATATAGCCATTTAGAAGGGATGCGTTTTCATAAAGCTCATTATCACATTTCTCAAGCGATTGAATGGGCAGAAAAACTAGAAATGACAAATATTCCACTTCCTTTATTAAAACAACAGTTAATTGCCATTGAGCCACTTATAAAACTTCACGAAATACCTGAGCGTCAAGTCCTTTCAGACAACAGGTTATTTTGGCACTTATTTGGATATTTATTTAAAATGGCTGACCACTATATGAATGGAAAAAAATACGATATAAGCGCATTGTTAACGTATCGATGTTTAGAATTTATTGTTCAATCTTTATTGTTAAAACAATTTGATATTCATCATTCAAATCCACGCTATACACATCTTGATACAAAAAAAATCTTAGAAAAATTTAATGAAATTTCTAATGACGTATATCACGACTATCGCCCTTTACATCGACTGCCTAACAAAGTTACGTTAATGACAGGGTTAATTATGCTTCGAGCGTTGGATGAGCCAATGATTCGAAATGTTAATATTCGATCAATGAATGAATACATAACAGCAAGAAATAAAAGTCGTCTAGTTCATGGATTTGATTTGCTTGATAAGTCTCAAGTAGAGCCGTTTATTGGCAGAGTTCGAGGACTTGCGAGTTATATATGGAACCACGAAAAACATGAACTTAGTTTTACAGAAGGGTTTGATCGTTTTGCAAGTCGATATGCTTTTGTAAATATTGAGTTAAATCGAAACCCTCAGCAGGTGCCTCACCATTGA
- a CDS encoding dihydroorotate dehydrogenase encodes MSRLTIELPGLSMKNPIIPASGCFGFGKEYAKFYDLSKLGAIAVKATTSEPRYGNPTPRVAETAAGMLNAIGLQNPGLEKVVTEELPWLEKYDVPIIANVAGSEMEDYIEVAEKVSKAPNVTALELNISCPNVKKGGIAFGTIPEVAAELTKEVKNVSSVPVYVKLSPNVADIVGMAKAVEEAGADGLSMINTLLGMRIDLKSRKPILANGAGGLSGPAVKPVAIRMIHQVSQAVSIPIIGMGGIQSAEDVIEFFLAGADAVAVGTANFVDPFICPEIIDALPALLDQFGVDHISELTGGSWK; translated from the coding sequence GCTTCGGTAAAGAGTATGCGAAGTTTTACGATTTGAGCAAGCTCGGTGCGATTGCCGTCAAAGCAACGACTTCAGAACCACGTTACGGAAATCCAACCCCACGTGTAGCAGAAACCGCAGCAGGAATGTTAAATGCTATCGGTCTACAAAATCCTGGATTAGAAAAAGTCGTTACGGAAGAGCTGCCATGGCTAGAAAAGTACGATGTCCCGATTATTGCGAATGTAGCTGGATCAGAGATGGAAGACTACATTGAAGTAGCTGAAAAGGTTTCGAAAGCACCGAATGTAACAGCATTAGAACTGAACATCTCATGCCCAAATGTTAAAAAAGGTGGAATTGCATTTGGAACGATCCCAGAAGTGGCTGCCGAATTAACGAAAGAAGTAAAAAATGTATCTTCCGTTCCTGTATATGTAAAGTTATCGCCGAATGTCGCTGATATTGTTGGTATGGCAAAAGCGGTTGAAGAAGCTGGTGCTGACGGCCTTTCTATGATCAATACATTGCTTGGGATGCGAATTGATTTAAAATCAAGAAAGCCGATTTTAGCTAACGGAGCAGGTGGTCTTTCTGGACCTGCAGTAAAGCCAGTAGCAATCCGCATGATCCATCAAGTGAGTCAAGCAGTGTCTATTCCCATTATTGGAATGGGGGGAATTCAATCAGCTGAAGATGTCATCGAGTTTTTCTTAGCGGGTGCGGATGCTGTTGCAGTTGGTACGGCCAATTTCGTCGATCCATTTATATGTCCTGAGATCATCGACGCTCTTCCAGCATTATTAGATCAATTTGGAGTTGATCATATTTCAGAATTGACGGGAGGGAGCTGGAAATAA
- the pyrF gene encoding orotidine-5'-phosphate decarboxylase yields MKRPVMIALDFSSTDAVEEFLSKMPNESLFLKVGMELFYSSGVSLIHQLKERGHQIFLDLKLHDIPNTVEKGMKALARLNVDIVNVHAAGGSEMMKRALEGLHAGTPTGIERPKLIAVTQLTSTSEQVMQQELKIHGTMKETVQAYAKLAKESGLDGVVSSPLEVPLIHEACGESFLTVTPGIRLAGDAVGDQKRVTTPIDARKLGSWGIVVGRSITASADPTKSYEKVVAEWEEQS; encoded by the coding sequence ATGAAGAGACCGGTTATGATTGCTTTAGATTTTTCCAGTACCGATGCTGTAGAAGAGTTTTTATCGAAAATGCCGAATGAATCTCTTTTCTTAAAAGTAGGGATGGAATTATTTTATAGTTCAGGTGTTTCACTGATTCATCAGTTGAAAGAAAGAGGACATCAAATTTTCTTAGATTTAAAGTTGCATGATATTCCGAATACGGTAGAAAAAGGTATGAAGGCACTTGCTAGGTTGAATGTTGATATTGTTAATGTTCATGCAGCTGGTGGTTCAGAAATGATGAAACGCGCGTTGGAGGGTCTACATGCGGGAACTCCAACTGGAATTGAACGGCCGAAGCTCATAGCAGTTACTCAATTAACGAGCACGAGCGAGCAAGTAATGCAGCAAGAACTGAAAATTCATGGAACGATGAAAGAAACGGTTCAAGCATACGCAAAGTTAGCGAAGGAGAGCGGCTTAGATGGAGTAGTGTCTTCCCCATTAGAGGTACCGTTAATTCATGAAGCTTGCGGAGAAAGCTTTTTAACCGTAACACCAGGTATTCGTCTTGCAGGCGATGCAGTTGGAGACCAAAAACGAGTGACAACGCCAATTGATGCTAGAAAGTTAGGAAGCTGGGGTATTGTTGTCGGTAGAAGTATTACAGCAAGTGCTGATCCAACGAAGTCTTATGAAAAAGTCGTAGCAGAATGGGAGGAACAATCATGA
- a CDS encoding class I SAM-dependent methyltransferase: protein MRKMNGEEFDPLVPFFDAMACTNWLSDVHFQLKQATGSWVGKKVLDVGCGTGRLLLRGVDEASQVVGVDLSEGMIQAAIELYNEKSKNNKASFQVGDAYHLPFTENEFDLVLSTCVLFLLPEPDKGMKEMIRVVKDGGMIVTLNPSEHMNQLAAADYCKQNNITQFEETTLLKWSNISTLRHRYNSEELSTFLRDCGAKEINHLPVVGDLALITICKF from the coding sequence ATGCGAAAGATGAATGGAGAGGAATTTGATCCATTAGTTCCTTTTTTTGATGCGATGGCCTGTACAAATTGGTTAAGTGACGTCCACTTTCAATTAAAACAAGCAACAGGAAGTTGGGTTGGAAAAAAAGTGTTAGATGTTGGGTGTGGAACAGGGCGTTTACTCTTAAGAGGGGTTGACGAAGCTAGTCAAGTCGTTGGTGTCGACTTGTCTGAAGGAATGATTCAAGCAGCCATTGAACTTTACAATGAGAAGAGTAAAAATAATAAAGCGTCTTTTCAAGTTGGAGATGCGTATCATTTACCTTTTACAGAAAATGAGTTTGACTTAGTTCTTTCAACTTGTGTTTTATTCCTATTACCAGAGCCTGACAAAGGAATGAAAGAAATGATCCGTGTTGTAAAAGACGGCGGGATGATTGTGACGCTAAATCCTTCTGAGCATATGAACCAACTTGCGGCAGCAGACTATTGTAAACAAAACAATATTACACAATTTGAGGAAACAACATTATTAAAGTGGTCTAATATTTCGACATTACGACATCGTTATAATTCAGAAGAGCTTTCAACTTTCTTAAGAGATTGTGGTGCAAAAGAAATCAACCATTTACCAGTGGTTGGTGACTTGGCTTTGATTACGATATGTAAATTCTAA
- the pyrE gene encoding orotate phosphoribosyltransferase — protein MKQQIASHLLDINAVYLRPNDPFTWSSGMKSPIYCDNRLTLSYPNIRKDIANGLRQLIEENYAEVDVIAGTATAGIPHAAWVSDLMEKPMAYIRSKAKGHGKGNQIEGKIEAGDKVVIVEDLISTGGSVITAAEAVREAGGIVIGVVAIFTYGLEKGITQLEKARLPFQVLTDYETLLQVSLERNDINEEELKKLKKWRENPSSTDWMNA, from the coding sequence ATGAAACAACAAATTGCATCACACTTACTAGACATTAATGCTGTATATTTACGTCCAAATGATCCATTTACGTGGAGCTCTGGAATGAAGTCTCCCATTTATTGTGATAACCGTTTAACACTTTCTTATCCAAATATTCGTAAAGATATTGCCAACGGTTTAAGACAGCTTATAGAAGAAAACTATGCTGAAGTTGATGTGATTGCAGGGACTGCAACAGCGGGAATTCCGCATGCCGCTTGGGTTAGTGATTTGATGGAAAAACCGATGGCTTACATTCGTAGTAAAGCGAAAGGGCATGGGAAAGGAAATCAAATCGAAGGTAAAATTGAAGCAGGCGATAAAGTCGTTATTGTCGAAGATCTCATTTCTACTGGAGGCAGTGTCATTACTGCTGCTGAAGCGGTTCGTGAAGCAGGTGGAATTGTTATTGGTGTCGTTGCGATTTTTACATACGGACTGGAAAAAGGTATTACCCAACTCGAAAAAGCGAGATTGCCATTTCAAGTACTTACCGATTACGAAACTTTATTACAAGTGTCACTGGAGCGAAATGATATTAATGAAGAAGAACTAAAAAAACTTAAAAAATGGCGTGAAAATCCATCTTCAACCGATTGGATGAACGCATAA